The window CGAAGAGGCTCTTGGCCGCGCGGCGCAGTGTCGTGGAGTGCGTGGACAGTTTCATCGAGGGCCGGAGGTACCCCCGGCGATCAGCGGCGAAACCGGCGGCTGACGTGATCCGGTCGCCGCCGTGTCACCGCCGCAGAGGCGGTCCGCCGAACGCGCCCGCCGCCGGGGCGCCCGGCCGTTCTCCGGGCGCCCCGGCGAGCGGGGCGGTCAGCGTACGCGGGGGAACACCTCGTGCTGGTAGAGGTCGAGCAGGCCCTGCCAGTTCGGGCCGGTGTTGGCCACGTAGACCTCGTCGAAGCCGGCCTTGGCGTACTCCTCGATCTTCGCCAGGTGCGCGTCGGTGTCCCGCCCGCAGACGAAGGCCTCCTTCATCGCCTCCGGCCGGACCAGCTGGCCGGCCTGCTCGAAGTGCCGCGGCGACGGCAGCACCTGGGACAGCTCACCGGGCACCCCGGCGTTCGGCCAGCGCTCGTACGCGATCCGCACGCCCTCTTCCTCGGTCTGCGCGTACGCCGCCTTGAAGCCGGCCTGGCACGGCTTGTCGCCGCCGCCGTTCTCCCGGAACCGCCGGACGAGTTCGGCGTCGGGCGAGGTGTTGACGAAGCCGTCGCCGATGCGGGCGGCGAGGTCGACGGCCTTGGGGCCGAAGCCCGAGACGTAGACCGGCGGGGGAGTGTCCGGCAGCGTGTAGATCCGGGCGTGCTCGACGGTGTAGTGCTTGCCGTGGTGGTTGACGAAGCCGCCCCGCCACAGCTCGCGCATCACGTCGACGGCCTCCTCCAGCATCTCCAGCCGGACGTCGGCCTGCGGCCAGGCGTCGCCGAGGATGTGCTCGTTGAGCGCCTCGCCGCTGCCCACCCCGAGTACGAACCGCCCGGAGTGCAGGACCGCGCTGGTGGCCGCCGCCTGCGCCAGGACGGCCGGGTGGATGCGCACGGTCGGGCAGGTCACGGCGGTGGTGACCGGGAGCCGGCAGACCTGGCTGAGCGCGCCGATCACCGACCAGACGAAGGGGCTCTGCCCCTGCGCGTCCGTCCACGGGTGGTAGTGGTCGGAGATCCAGAGCGCCTCGAAGCCGGCCCGCTCCGCGCCGCGCGCCTGCTCCAGCAGCTCGGCCGGCGTGTACTCCTCGGTGGACAGAAAGTAGCCGATCCTCATCG is drawn from Micromonospora sp. NBC_01740 and contains these coding sequences:
- a CDS encoding TIGR03557 family F420-dependent LLM class oxidoreductase; its protein translation is MRIGYFLSTEEYTPAELLEQARGAERAGFEALWISDHYHPWTDAQGQSPFVWSVIGALSQVCRLPVTTAVTCPTVRIHPAVLAQAAATSAVLHSGRFVLGVGSGEALNEHILGDAWPQADVRLEMLEEAVDVMRELWRGGFVNHHGKHYTVEHARIYTLPDTPPPVYVSGFGPKAVDLAARIGDGFVNTSPDAELVRRFRENGGGDKPCQAGFKAAYAQTEEEGVRIAYERWPNAGVPGELSQVLPSPRHFEQAGQLVRPEAMKEAFVCGRDTDAHLAKIEEYAKAGFDEVYVANTGPNWQGLLDLYQHEVFPRVR